The proteins below come from a single Frankiales bacterium genomic window:
- a CDS encoding phosphotransferase → MVGAPCAHERGAWRVGRADHARTAARRVVAARPLAAPAARRRRGPRAPPPPRARPAAAPLRGQRRAPRSQRRRQVHAAPRDRGVLAPAGRQRLHGPVEERRRQRARAPRRGAAAPGAHGVVALAARHLVAAARAARRLRPLRARRPHPAGAAPGHPQARVLLGAGAQRAGRRRRRRADAAGRGRARAQARGLAGVGAPRGGRVPAARLGHPARRRGRRRATRGRGPHRGARDPVGPHARPLARPAVGPRASGAARASGRRAARCGPVIRPEPPAYLADADPASGPATPVRPWSSRARAALDAALGLVPSALAAVPQADPRAGGWEVLDADWTSTGTAVVRLGPPGGQPVALLRISPSGAARLPHETRVLHELAAAKLPAPIAAALPRRLAAGTVSGSAYAVDALVPGVPADTLETDAEAWAAVSGTTVGLLTSLHQATATRIVCDDDQLHAWVDAPLDVLAQGAARWHLLAPTSRIAALRERLRAALRGVVVEAGWVHGDLWSGNLLVDPSTRAVTGVVDWDLAASPDLPLLDVLHLLLHHRRAVSGQETGQVVADVVRGRASWDAHERALLDRSRWCLPDGGPADEDLVLLAWLRHVAAISLQQRRYVAHSVRAWELRNVHRVLRIV, encoded by the coding sequence GTGGTCGGCGCACCGTGTGCGCACGAGCGCGGAGCGTGGCGAGTGGGGCGCGCTGACCACGCTCGCACCGCAGCTCGCCGAGTGGTGGCGGCGCGACCGCTCGCCGCGCCAGCGGCGCGCCGACGTCGCGGCCCGCGCGCGCCGCCGCCTCCGCGCGCCCGCCCTGCTGCCGCGCCGCTACGGGGTCAGCGTCGCGCTCCTCGGTCCCAACGGCGCCGGCAAGTCCACGCTGCGCCGCGCGATCGAGGAGTCCTGGCCCCTGCCGGTCGACAGCGTCTACATGGGCCTGTGGAAGAGCGGCGACGGCAGCGTGCGCGAGCACCCCGTCGTGGCGCCGCTGCTCCGGGTGCCCACGGCGTGGTCGCGCTGGCTGCGCGGCACCTCGTCGCGGCTGCGCGGGCGGCTCGTCGTCTACGACCGCTACGTGCACGACGCCCGCATCCCGCCGGCGCCGCCCCTGGTCACCCTCAAGCGCGCGTACTTCTCGGTGCTGGCGCGCAGCGTGCCGGACGCCGACGTCGTCGTCGTGCTGACGCTGCCGGCCGAGGTCGCGCACGAGCGCAAGCCCGAGGACTCGCTGGAGTCGGCGCGCCGCGAGGAGGCCGAGTACCGGCTGCTCGGCTCGGTCATCCCGCGCGCCGTCGTGGTCGACGCCGCGCGACCCGCGGCCGAGGTCCGCACCGAGGTGCTCGCGACCCTGTGGGACCGCACGCTCGCCCGCTGGCGCGCCCTGCCGTCGGGCCCCGTGCGTCCGGTGCCGCCCGCGCCAGCGGACGGCGAGCCGCTCGGTGCGGCCCGGTGATCCGGCCCGAGCCCCCGGCCTACCTCGCGGACGCCGACCCCGCGAGTGGACCCGCCACGCCGGTGCGGCCCTGGTCGTCCCGCGCGCGCGCCGCCCTCGACGCCGCGCTCGGACTGGTGCCGTCGGCGCTGGCCGCCGTCCCGCAGGCCGATCCGCGCGCCGGCGGCTGGGAGGTCCTCGACGCGGACTGGACGAGCACGGGCACTGCCGTGGTGCGCCTCGGGCCGCCCGGCGGGCAACCCGTGGCGCTGCTGCGGATCTCACCGAGCGGGGCGGCCCGGCTGCCCCACGAGACCCGTGTGCTGCACGAGCTCGCGGCCGCGAAGCTGCCCGCACCCATCGCCGCCGCGCTCCCCCGCCGCCTCGCGGCCGGCACGGTGTCCGGCAGCGCCTACGCGGTCGACGCGCTGGTCCCCGGCGTCCCCGCGGACACGCTCGAGACCGACGCGGAGGCCTGGGCCGCCGTGTCGGGGACGACGGTCGGGCTCCTCACGTCGCTGCACCAGGCCACCGCCACCCGCATCGTCTGCGACGACGACCAGCTGCACGCGTGGGTGGACGCCCCCCTGGACGTGCTCGCCCAGGGTGCGGCGCGGTGGCACCTGCTGGCGCCGACGTCGCGGATCGCCGCCCTCCGCGAGCGGCTGCGCGCAGCGCTGCGCGGCGTCGTGGTCGAGGCGGGCTGGGTGCACGGCGACCTGTGGTCGGGCAACCTGCTCGTGGACCCGTCCACCCGAGCGGTCACCGGCGTCGTCGACTGGGACCTCGCGGCCTCGCCCGACCTGCCGCTGCTCGACGTCCTGCACCTGCTGCTGCACCACCGCCGCGCCGTCTCCGGTCAGGAGACCGGTCAGGTCGTCGCCGACGTCGTCCGGGGCCGGGCGTCATGGGACGCCCACGAGCGCGCCCTGCTGGACCGCAGCCGGTGGTGCCTGCCCGACGGGGGACCGGCCGACGAGGACCTGGTGCTGCTCGCCTGGTTGCGGCACGTCGCCGCGATCTCGCTTCAGCAGAGGCGCTACGTCGCCCACTCGGTGCGCGCCTGGGAGCTACGCAATGTGCATCGCGTGCTACGCATCGTGTGA
- a CDS encoding glycosyltransferase: MPELPDGPVWLATVDLVGDAVHDDVVVPAANASGEPYEAVRLLVRVHGHPVGEVVVPCRDGRAAADDVQREVRRRLGAALDAHLEADGLAAADVDLRADPPDCTWSARLDALGTGTPLVSVVLATFRRPERLARTLRTLTAQTWPQLEIVVVDNSPSTPGAREAIDSVGDPRVRLLEEPERGASRARNTGLRAARGEYVAFTDDDVDADPDWVANLVVELLADDGTACVTGLILPASLDTEEQRTFEKFGGFSKGFAPRVFALTDTDHGPLFPYTAGMFGSGACSAFRRDVLLELGGFPVDLGPATAARGGEDLSAYLSVLFAGYRLRYQPAALVRHEYAPDSAALARQVFGYGLGISAMITRRALASRSELRAVLRAVPTGMSYVLSGDSPKNAGKRTGYPRGLMVREVAGIVCGPAAYLVSRRRVRALGAARTGSADGREQRTPAATS, encoded by the coding sequence ATGCCTGAGCTGCCCGACGGCCCGGTGTGGCTGGCCACGGTCGACCTCGTGGGCGACGCCGTCCACGACGACGTCGTCGTGCCCGCGGCGAACGCGTCGGGCGAGCCCTACGAGGCCGTGCGCCTGCTGGTGCGCGTGCACGGGCACCCCGTCGGCGAAGTCGTGGTCCCGTGCCGCGACGGCCGGGCCGCGGCGGACGACGTGCAGCGCGAGGTGCGCCGGCGCCTTGGCGCCGCCCTCGACGCGCACCTCGAGGCCGACGGCCTGGCCGCGGCCGACGTTGACCTGCGTGCCGACCCTCCCGACTGCACCTGGTCCGCGCGGCTCGACGCGCTGGGCACCGGGACCCCGCTGGTGAGCGTGGTGCTCGCGACCTTCCGACGGCCCGAGCGGCTCGCCCGCACGCTGCGCACGCTGACGGCCCAGACCTGGCCGCAGCTGGAGATCGTGGTGGTCGACAACAGCCCCTCGACCCCGGGGGCGCGGGAGGCCATCGACTCGGTCGGCGACCCTCGGGTGCGCCTGCTCGAGGAGCCGGAGCGCGGCGCGTCGCGCGCCCGCAACACCGGTCTGCGCGCCGCCCGCGGCGAGTACGTCGCGTTCACCGACGACGACGTCGACGCCGACCCGGACTGGGTCGCCAACCTCGTCGTCGAGCTGCTCGCCGACGACGGCACCGCGTGCGTGACCGGGCTGATCCTGCCGGCGTCCCTCGACACCGAGGAGCAGCGCACGTTCGAGAAGTTCGGCGGGTTCTCCAAGGGCTTCGCGCCGCGCGTGTTCGCCCTGACCGACACCGACCACGGGCCGCTGTTCCCCTACACCGCCGGGATGTTCGGGTCCGGCGCGTGCTCGGCGTTCCGGCGCGACGTGCTGCTCGAGCTCGGCGGCTTCCCCGTCGACCTCGGCCCGGCCACCGCCGCGCGGGGCGGCGAGGACCTCAGCGCCTACCTGTCCGTGCTGTTCGCGGGCTACCGGCTGCGCTACCAGCCCGCGGCGCTCGTGCGGCACGAGTACGCGCCCGACTCCGCGGCGCTGGCGCGCCAGGTGTTCGGCTACGGCCTGGGCATCAGCGCCATGATCACGCGCCGCGCGCTGGCCTCCCGGTCCGAGCTGCGCGCGGTGCTGCGCGCCGTCCCCACGGGGATGTCGTACGTGCTGTCGGGCGACTCCCCCAAGAACGCGGGGAAGCGGACGGGCTACCCGCGCGGGCTCATGGTGCGGGAGGTCGCCGGCATCGTGTGCGGGCCTGCCGCGTACCTCGTCAGCCGACGTCGGGTGCGCGCCCTGGGCGCGGCCCGCACCGGCTCAGCGGACGGTCGCGAGCAGCGGACCCCGGCGGCCACGTCGTGA
- a CDS encoding polysaccharide deacetylase family protein: protein MAGEHAGAGSAYPRAVRSAPGAATAVPVLLYHDVTDEPGDPYAVDHATFLRHMRAVAASGRDPLTVDHYADALAGRAPMPSRPVLVTFDDGYPEFPRAVDSLARAGVAAATVYVTTGEAGTPGRVRWADLAALPEWVQVGAHSRTHPQLDVLPRSRLLDEVAGSRDDVEQRLARPCTSFAYPHGHHDRSVRSAVVEAGFASACGVKNALSHPHDDVFAIARVTITRTTGDDELAQYLEGTGAPIAWKRERLRTKGFRYYRRARSRVGAHA from the coding sequence GTGGCTGGGGAGCACGCGGGCGCTGGTTCGGCGTACCCGCGCGCGGTGCGCAGCGCCCCCGGCGCCGCGACGGCCGTGCCCGTGCTGCTCTACCACGACGTCACCGACGAGCCCGGCGATCCCTACGCCGTCGACCATGCGACGTTCCTTCGGCACATGCGTGCCGTCGCCGCCTCCGGGCGCGACCCGCTGACCGTCGACCATTACGCCGACGCGCTCGCGGGCCGCGCGCCGATGCCGTCGCGACCGGTGCTGGTGACCTTCGACGACGGCTACCCCGAGTTCCCCCGCGCCGTCGACTCCCTGGCACGTGCCGGCGTCGCGGCCGCCACCGTGTACGTCACGACGGGCGAGGCGGGGACGCCGGGCCGCGTGCGCTGGGCCGACCTCGCCGCGCTGCCGGAGTGGGTCCAGGTCGGAGCGCACAGCCGCACCCATCCCCAGCTCGACGTGCTGCCCCGGTCCCGTCTCCTCGACGAGGTCGCCGGCTCCCGCGACGACGTCGAGCAGCGCCTGGCCCGCCCGTGCACCTCGTTCGCGTACCCGCACGGCCACCACGACCGGTCGGTCCGCTCCGCCGTCGTCGAGGCCGGCTTCGCCTCCGCCTGCGGGGTCAAGAACGCCCTCTCCCACCCGCACGACGACGTGTTCGCCATCGCCCGCGTCACCATCACGCGGACGACGGGAGACGACGAGCTGGCGCAGTACCTCGAGGGCACCGGAGCCCCGATCGCGTGGAAGCGCGAGCGCCTGCGCACCAAGGGATTCCGCTACTACCGACGCGCCCGGTCGAGGGTGGGGGCCCATGCCTGA
- a CDS encoding oligosaccharide flippase family protein: MAEAEPGTTDPDARARGGGLPLARWLRLGERSHLMRNSFYLMATTAVSAAAGFVFWVEAARLYSPTEVGEASALLSAVSLFTYFSLLGFNSTLIRFLPSSADPGRLVGTALVVVALAGALIAVVGGLVLPRAAPDLRHVLDTSWRAPLFVLLTAGASVNLLTDSVFVARRRTEYNLLVDGVLMGVVRVALPVLLVAVGAFGIFLSHTLAATVAAVASIWLIQRRLGIRIHRGLSRDLIRETYRYSGGTYLAGALNLVPQLVLPLVVLRAFGPVDAALYFVAFQIANLINAIGFAVGQSTFAEGSHDSAHLRQLALTSARAIASLMVPAILVVSLVSGPVLSLFGPTYADSGRPLLIVLSVSALGVAFNSWSGVLLKITAQLGWLTAANAAFCVVALGLALMADEHELLWVACAWGLANVVGGLVGLLGVLAGRRARAA, translated from the coding sequence GTGGCCGAGGCTGAGCCCGGGACGACCGACCCGGACGCCCGCGCGCGCGGAGGGGGGCTACCGCTGGCGCGGTGGCTCCGCCTCGGCGAGCGCAGCCACCTCATGCGCAACTCGTTCTACCTCATGGCCACCACGGCGGTGTCCGCCGCCGCCGGCTTCGTGTTCTGGGTGGAGGCCGCGCGGCTGTACTCCCCCACCGAGGTGGGCGAGGCGAGCGCGCTGCTGTCGGCGGTGAGCCTGTTCACGTACTTCAGCCTCCTGGGCTTCAACTCCACCCTCATCCGGTTCCTGCCCTCGAGCGCCGACCCGGGCCGGCTCGTCGGCACCGCCCTCGTGGTGGTCGCCCTGGCCGGGGCGCTCATCGCGGTCGTGGGCGGCCTGGTGCTCCCGCGGGCCGCCCCGGACCTGCGGCACGTCCTCGACACGTCATGGCGCGCGCCGCTGTTCGTCCTGCTGACCGCGGGCGCGAGCGTCAACCTGCTCACCGACTCGGTGTTCGTGGCCCGTCGCCGGACCGAGTACAACCTGCTCGTCGACGGCGTGCTCATGGGCGTCGTGCGCGTGGCGCTGCCCGTGCTGCTCGTCGCGGTGGGCGCGTTCGGGATCTTCCTCTCGCACACCCTCGCGGCCACGGTCGCCGCCGTCGCCAGCATCTGGCTGATCCAGCGCCGGCTGGGCATCCGGATCCACCGCGGCCTCTCGCGCGACCTCATCCGCGAGACCTACCGCTACTCCGGCGGCACCTACCTCGCCGGCGCGCTCAACCTCGTGCCTCAGCTCGTGCTGCCGCTCGTGGTCCTGCGGGCGTTCGGGCCGGTGGACGCGGCGCTGTACTTCGTGGCCTTCCAGATCGCGAACCTGATCAACGCCATCGGGTTCGCCGTGGGGCAGTCGACCTTCGCGGAGGGCAGCCACGACTCCGCGCACCTGCGCCAGCTGGCACTCACCTCGGCCCGCGCGATCGCGTCGCTCATGGTCCCCGCGATCCTGGTCGTGTCGCTGGTGTCCGGCCCCGTGCTCTCGCTGTTCGGCCCGACCTACGCCGACAGCGGCCGGCCCCTGCTGATCGTGCTCTCGGTGTCGGCGCTCGGCGTCGCCTTCAACTCGTGGTCCGGCGTCCTGCTCAAGATCACCGCGCAGCTGGGCTGGCTCACCGCGGCCAACGCCGCGTTCTGCGTCGTGGCGCTCGGCCTCGCGCTGATGGCCGACGAGCACGAGCTGCTGTGGGTCGCCTGCGCGTGGGGCCTGGCCAACGTCGTGGGCGGCCTCGTGGGGCTGCTCGGCGTGCTCGCCGGGCGACGGGCGCGCGCCGCCTGA